Sequence from the Corallococcus sp. EGB genome:
GGATGTCGCAGTCGGTGATGGCGACCATGCGGTGCTTCATCAGCGGCTTGATGTGGTAGCTCTCACCGGGGTTCATCTCCTTCTCGATGAGGCCCTGGCCCTCGTCGACGACGAAGAGGAGCTTGCCGCTCTGGACGTGGATGGTCTCGTCCTTGCGGTTGTGGAACTGGAGGCTCAGCTTGTGGCCCTGCTTCACGTGCAGGAGCTTGCCCACGTAGCGCTCCGTGTGGGCCCAGATGAGCTCGTGACCCCAGGGCTTCTCCACCCGCTTCGTCGTCATCATGTTGCTTCGTCTCTTCCTTGCCAGGCGCTAGTTCGTGCCGGCCACGTACGCGTCGAGCTGGGTCTCGCGCTTGAAGTCCGTCAGGTACCGGCCCGCGGCCTCCTTCGAGGGGAAGCTGCCCATCCGGACGCGGTACCAGGTGCCCTTTCCAGGCACCTCGGCTGCAAGGATATAGGGGGCATAGCCCCGGTCACGCAACCGGGCCGCGAAACGGTCGGCGTCCTGACGGCTCTGGAAGGCGGAGAGCTGGAGCGTGAACGCCCCACCCTTCACGGCCTCCGAGGGGCGCGGCGGCTCGGGCGGCAGCGCCTGGGCCCGAGCGATGGCTTCCTTCATGCCCCCGTCGCGCACGGCGGTGCGGGTGGCCACCGGGGTCTCCTCCACCTTTCCCTTCACCGGCTCCGCCTTGACGGGCTCCGGCTTCGCGACGGCGGCGACGACCTTGGCGGGCTCCGAGGGCTTCGGCTCGGGCTTCGCGAGCGGCTTGCCGTTGGCGATGGCGTCCTCCTCGGCGGCGTCCATCGCGGGCAGCTCGCCCGTGTCGGGGTCCGGCGTGGGGGCGGGGGCGGCGGGCTTCGCGGCGACGGCCTTGGGGGCCTCCGCGGGCTTGGGGGCTTCCGGCTTCGGCTCGGGCTTCGCGGCGGCGGCCTTGGGGGCCTCCGGCTTCGCGGCGGGCTTGGTGGGCAGCGGCGGCAGCGGCTCCGAGCCCGTCTTGCGGGTGAGCTCGTCCGGGAAGGTGAGCGGCGGATCCTGGCGCGCGTCGTTGAGGACCTGCGCGTTGGCGTCCAGCGCGGAGAGCAGGTCCGGGGCGGCGGCCGTCTGCGCGTCGCTCGCCAGCTTCTTGCCCACCACCACGCCCAGCACGAACACG
This genomic interval carries:
- a CDS encoding cupin domain-containing protein, with amino-acid sequence MARKRRSNMMTTKRVEKPWGHELIWAHTERYVGKLLHVKQGHKLSLQFHNRKDETIHVQSGKLLFVVDEGQGLIEKEMNPGESYHIKPLMKHRMVAITDCDILEVSTPELDDVVRLEDSYGRTGTSAP
- a CDS encoding SPOR domain-containing protein, with amino-acid sequence MRDAHRMKEKFDVSLDNRQIVSLLIAGIVVMGAVFVLGVVVGKKLASDAQTAAAPDLLSALDANAQVLNDARQDPPLTFPDELTRKTGSEPLPPLPTKPAAKPEAPKAAAAKPEPKPEAPKPAEAPKAVAAKPAAPAPTPDPDTGELPAMDAAEEDAIANGKPLAKPEPKPSEPAKVVAAVAKPEPVKAEPVKGKVEETPVATRTAVRDGGMKEAIARAQALPPEPPRPSEAVKGGAFTLQLSAFQSRQDADRFAARLRDRGYAPYILAAEVPGKGTWYRVRMGSFPSKEAAGRYLTDFKRETQLDAYVAGTN